From the genome of Pseudomonas sp. gcc21, one region includes:
- the corA gene encoding magnesium/cobalt transporter CorA, which translates to MARKIVVKRGRKVGAAPGTLVHIGRAYNGATPIRVIDYDQEHLTDDTLTDLGELSQYKDGDRVSWLNVDGVNQPELIDAIGQTFALHPLVLEDILNTDQRPKVEDYDGYLYIVLRMLRFDTERQQIHSEQLSLVLGDGYVISLQEHPGDVFDAVRERLRTGRRIRFMRADYLAYALLDAVVDHYFVLLEHLGDQIEALEDELIDNPTPATLARIHHFKREMLLLRKSIWPLREVLSRLSRDESPLINAETKLFLRDVYDHAVHVIDTVDTLRELLIGMLDLYLSSVSNRMNEVMKVLTIFATLFMPLTFIAGVYGMNFDVMPELEWVYGYPAVLGLMLSLVLVLVVFFRKRHWL; encoded by the coding sequence ATGGCTCGCAAAATCGTGGTCAAGCGTGGCCGTAAGGTAGGGGCGGCGCCAGGCACGTTGGTGCACATCGGTAGAGCGTATAACGGTGCGACGCCGATCAGGGTGATCGATTATGATCAGGAGCATTTGACCGACGACACCCTCACCGACCTTGGGGAGCTGAGCCAGTACAAGGATGGCGACCGCGTCTCCTGGCTAAACGTCGATGGCGTGAACCAGCCGGAACTCATCGATGCGATCGGCCAGACTTTCGCGCTGCATCCTCTGGTGCTTGAGGACATCCTCAACACCGACCAGCGTCCGAAGGTCGAGGACTACGATGGTTATCTCTACATCGTGCTGCGAATGCTGCGATTCGATACCGAACGCCAACAGATCCATTCCGAACAGCTCAGCCTGGTGCTGGGCGATGGCTATGTGATTTCGCTGCAGGAGCACCCGGGCGACGTCTTCGATGCGGTGCGAGAGCGGCTCCGCACGGGTCGACGCATCCGTTTTATGCGCGCTGATTATCTGGCCTATGCGTTGCTGGATGCGGTGGTGGATCACTACTTTGTGTTGCTGGAGCATCTCGGCGACCAGATCGAAGCGCTGGAAGACGAGCTGATTGATAATCCGACCCCGGCGACTCTCGCCAGGATTCACCACTTCAAGCGTGAAATGCTGCTTCTACGCAAATCAATCTGGCCTCTGCGGGAAGTCCTGTCGCGCCTTTCACGGGATGAAAGCCCCCTGATCAACGCCGAAACCAAGCTCTTTCTGCGAGACGTGTACGATCATGCGGTGCATGTCATCGATACGGTCGACACGCTGCGGGAGCTACTGATCGGCATGCTTGATCTGTACTTGTCCAGCGTCAGCAACCGTATGAACGAAGTGATGAAGGTCCTGACCATCTTCGCCACTTTATTCATGCCTCTGACCTTTATCGCAGGGGTCTACGGGATGAATTTTGACGTCATGCCGGAACTTGAATGGGTCTACGGGTATCCAGCTGTATTAGGACTCATGCTCTCGCTGGTGCTGGTATTGGTGGTGTTCTTCCGCAAGCGGCACTGGCTTTGA
- the cysG gene encoding siroheme synthase CysG: MDYLPLFHNLQGRLVLVVGGGEIALRKSRLLCEAGAVLRVIASRVEPTLKELVDRSGGEWSERTYQQADLEGAQLVIAATDDGSLNAQVSAEAQAMNLPVNVVDAPELCSVIFPAIVDRSPLMIAISSGSHAPVLSRLTRARIETLFPHSYGKLAQLAKRFRSRVKETFPQINQRRVFWENVFQGDVAERIFAGQDQAAEALLERQLGDQAGQRYTGEVYLVGAGPGDPDLLTFRALRLMQQADVVLHDRLVPDAIIDLCRRDAERIYVGKARANHAVPQEQINQLLVRLAKEGKRVLRLKGGDPFIFGRGGEEIQELTANAVPFQVVPGITAASGCSTYAGIPLTHRDFAQSVRFITGHLKDGSTNLPWADLVAPGQTLVFYMGLVGLPEICARLIEHGRGGETPMALIQQGTTINQKVLIGTLATMPELVRNTEIRPPTLLIVGEVVSLHERLKWFEPGEKGQAQGVL; the protein is encoded by the coding sequence ATGGACTACCTACCCCTGTTTCACAACCTGCAAGGACGTCTGGTGCTTGTGGTCGGCGGCGGCGAAATAGCTCTGCGCAAATCGCGGCTTCTGTGCGAAGCCGGCGCTGTGTTGCGCGTGATCGCCTCACGCGTTGAGCCAACGTTAAAAGAGCTAGTCGATCGGTCTGGCGGCGAATGGTCCGAGCGCACCTATCAGCAGGCCGACCTTGAGGGTGCACAACTGGTGATCGCGGCGACAGACGACGGTTCGCTCAACGCGCAGGTGTCCGCAGAGGCCCAGGCAATGAATCTGCCGGTCAACGTGGTGGATGCACCGGAACTCTGCAGCGTTATTTTTCCGGCCATTGTCGACCGTTCGCCGCTGATGATCGCAATCTCCAGCGGCAGCCATGCGCCGGTATTGTCGCGGCTGACGCGGGCGCGCATCGAGACGCTTTTTCCACACAGTTACGGCAAGCTGGCGCAGCTCGCCAAACGCTTTCGCAGTCGCGTTAAAGAGACGTTCCCGCAGATCAATCAGCGCCGGGTGTTCTGGGAAAACGTGTTCCAGGGCGATGTAGCCGAACGGATTTTCGCCGGCCAGGATCAGGCGGCTGAAGCGCTTCTCGAGCGTCAGCTCGGCGATCAGGCCGGCCAACGCTATACCGGGGAGGTGTATCTGGTCGGTGCAGGGCCGGGAGATCCGGATCTGCTAACCTTTCGCGCGCTGCGGCTGATGCAACAGGCCGATGTGGTGCTGCATGATCGCCTGGTACCCGACGCGATTATCGATTTGTGCCGGCGTGATGCGGAACGCATTTACGTCGGCAAGGCGCGCGCCAACCACGCAGTGCCCCAGGAGCAGATCAACCAGCTGCTGGTGCGTCTGGCGAAGGAGGGCAAGCGGGTGCTGCGCCTAAAGGGCGGCGATCCCTTTATTTTCGGGCGAGGCGGTGAAGAGATTCAGGAGCTGACGGCCAACGCCGTTCCGTTTCAGGTGGTACCCGGCATTACCGCAGCCAGTGGCTGTTCGACCTACGCCGGTATTCCGCTGACGCACCGGGATTTTGCCCAGTCGGTACGCTTTATAACCGGCCATTTGAAGGATGGTTCGACCAACCTGCCGTGGGCCGATCTTGTCGCGCCTGGTCAGACCCTAGTGTTCTATATGGGCCTGGTAGGGCTGCCGGAGATTTGCGCGCGGCTGATTGAGCATGGTCGAGGCGGTGAGACGCCGATGGCGCTGATTCAGCAGGGCACCACGATCAACCAGAAAGTGTTGATCGGTACGCTGGCGACCATGCCGGAGCTGGTGCGCAACACCGAGATTCGCCCGCCGACCTTGCTGATCGTTGGCGAGGTGGTAAGCCTGCATGAGCGTCTGAAGTGGTTCGAGCCAGGCGAAAAGGGGCAAGCGCAGGGCGTGCTCTAG